In Candidatus Eisenbacteria bacterium, the DNA window GGCGGGCTCCAAGCTCATCAGGAGATAGAGGATACCAGGGGGGTCCCGCGGCGGGGGAGATTCCTTCCGCCCGCCGAAGCCGCGAGGGGGTACCATCGAATCTGGTGGGGGTCACCAGTCGAGGCGTTGATGAACATGGACGTTCGTGCCCTGCCTTGCTGGCACGCGCTCGCCGTGGCGTGCGTCGTGCTCTGCTCCGCCCCGTCGCCGACGGCGGCGGACCCCGTCCCGCCTGACTTCCCCCGGATCCAGACGACGCTCCCCGGCATACCCGCACCCGGGCGCATCTTCCTGGGCAGCTTCAGCCAGAGCGATCCCTCGGCAGCGTCCTATCTCATGATCCTCGAGAACGACGGCACTCCCGTGTTCCACCGGCGGCTTCCGTCGAGGGGCTTCGACTTCAAGCTCCAGCCCGATGGAAGGCTCACGTACTTCGATCCGACGTTCGACGGCTTCTACGCCCTGGACTCCACGTACACCGTCGTGGACTCGTTCCAGTGCGGGAACGGGCTCACGACCGACTTCCACGACCTCCTCGTGCTGCCGAACGGACACGCGCTCCTCATGTCCTACGAGACGAGGATCATGGACATGACCGCCTACGATCCGAAGGGATGGCCCAACGCAGAGGTCGTGGGGCTCGTGATCCAGGAAATCGACCGCGCGAAGAACGTGGTCTTCGAGTGGAAATCCTGGGACCACTTCGACGTGACGGACGCGACCGGGATCTCCCTCGGCAACCGCCGCGTGGACTACGTGCACGGGAACTCGCTCGATCTCGACCGGGACGGGAACCTCCTTCTCTCCTCCCGGAGCCTGAACGAGGTGACCAAGATCAGCCGCGCCACGGGCGAGGTGCTCTGGCGGCTCGGAGGGAAGCGGAACCAGTTCCAGTTCAAGGAGGGAGCGACCCCGTTCTACCGGCAGCACTCCGCGCGGTCGGTGGGTGACGGACGCCTCCTCCTCTACGACAACGGGAACTTCCATTCACCGCCCTACTCGCGCGCGGTGGAGTACGAGATCGACGAGGTCGAGATGGGCGTGAAGGAGGTGTGGGAGTACCGCCACGAGCCGGACGTGTTCGGCGCGTTCTCCGGCTCCGTCCAGCGGCTCCCGAACGGAAACACCCTGGTCGGCTGGGGATCGACGACGCCCACGCTCACCGAGGTCGATCCCAAGGGAGACGTCGTGTACGAGCTCACGTTCGACCCGGGGATCTTCTCCTATCGGGCGTTCCGGTTCGACTGGCCCCCGATGGAGTTCGCGCACGCGACGCTGATCCCTTCGATGATCAACACATCGATCGTCACCGGACGGATCACGGGCGTCCTGGAGCCGGTCGGCTTCGACGCGAGCGCGATCGACGTGAGCACGGTGCGGCTCGCGGGGGTCGTGCCCGCGGAGGTCAAGGGGGCCACCCTCGGGGACGCGAACGGGAACGGGAAGCAGGACCTCACGGTTTCCTTCGCCCGCGAGCCGCTCCTGCCGGCGCTCACGCCGGCGACGGCGCAGCTCGAGATCGCGGGATCGTTGACGAGCGGAACGCGTTTCCACGGGTTCGCGCCCGTGCGCGTGATATCGCCGACCCGGGCGACACGCCCCGATCCCGAGCTCCAGGTGATCTCGGCGCCGGGGGTCCTGCCGGTCACGCTGGCCCTCGAGGCGGGGGCTCCCGGGCGCGCTCGCGCGGTCGCGGTGTACGACGTGAGCGGACGGCTCGTGCGGCGGTGGATTCCGGACGCGCGCGGCGGAACGGAGCGGTTCACGTGGGATGGACGGCGCGCGGACGGCACGCCCGCCGCATCGGGAATCTACTTCGCGCGCGTGGAGGGATCGAACGCGCCCGGCGCCGCCGGACGCATCGTGATCACGCGCTGACGATCAGGCGGCCCGGCCCGGCTCTTCGGGCTCGGGCTCGACGATGGGATCGGGGCCCGGCCCCGAGCCCGGGCCACGCCGGGGTGGCAACCCGCCCGGACTCATCAGCTCCTCGAGCGTGAAGCGGCACTCGACCGTCGCCTCGTGCCCCGGGCCCAGCGTCTGGGTGAGGATGACGAGCGCCTTCTTGCAGGTGGACCTCGCCTCGCTCAGACTTCCCGCCCGCGCCTCGAGCTCCGCGAGACGGAGCAGGTGGATCCCCATCTTCCGGTGTCCCGGGCCGAACACGCGCTCGTCGATCGCCATGGCGCGGCGCTGCGTCTCGATCGCCCGATCGATCTTCCCGGCGCGCTCCTCGCACGTGACGAGGTTCCGGAGCGTGAAGGCGAGCTCGGGATGGTGCGGACCGAGGACGCGCTCCCGGATGGCGAGCGCGCGCGCGTGCAGCGACTCCGCGGCGGAGAAGTTCCCTCGCTCCAGCTCGAGCGTCGCGAGCCGGTCGATGGGGCCGAGCGTGTACGGCGACCCGGTCCCGGACGCGCGCTCGTGATGCGACAGCACCACGCGCGCGATCTCGGTGGCGCGCGTGAACTTTCGAAGCCCCCAGCACGCTTCGCCGAGCCGCGAGAGGGTTTCCACGGCAACCGGGTCGTCCTTGCCGAGGAGCCTCTCCTGGATCTCGAGCGCCCTCACGTACCCGAGCTCGGCCAGATCCCACCGGCCGCGCGTCCCATGGAGATCCGCGAGCTCGACCATCTTCTCGGCGAGCATCACCTGGTTCGGCGGGTTCCGCGACTGCTGGATCTCGACCGCGCGGCGGAAGATCGGCTCGACCTGGTGCGTGATGGCGTCCATTCGGGCCTCGCACGCCGCCTCGAGCGAGTCCAGGTCGGCGAGGACGTAGACGGCGTGGAGGTCGCCGAGCACGCTCAGCACCTCCACGCTCTCCGCGCCGCGCGCGCGCTCGCCGAGCGACACCGCCTCGAGCAGGAGCCGCTCCGCCTCCGCGTGCTTCCCCTGCGCCGCCACGGCGTTCGCGAGGTTCCGCAGCGAGAGCACGGTCTCCATCGGATCGTCACCCTCCCCCCGGCTCAGGAGGAGCGCGTGACGGTACGAGCGCTCGGCTTCCACGTACTGGAGGGCCTCGTACGCGACGTCTCCGGCTTCCGTCTCCTCCCCTCGGACGGTGTCGCGAGCGTCGGGCAGGTTCCGGTTCATGCGCGAGACGGCGAAGGTGAACGCCACGGTCAGAACCGCGAGCGGCAGCACGAAGACGAACAGGATCCGGCGAAACGCCATGAAACCCCCGATGCAGGAAGGACGGTGCGGGGACGCGCGACCCGGCGCGCGTGCGGCGAGGCGCGCGAGCCTCCGCGCGAGGCGAAGGGCCTGGCGTGACGCGAGCCGCAACCCGCAACCCATCTATCGGCACGCCGGGCCCGCGCCTGAATGGGACTGTGTAGCTCGTGGAATGATAGTCGCTTCGGACTGACCGCCCGCCGGCCGCCCACGGTCGAGTCCCTGTCCCCGGGGACAGTGCGGGGTCGAGACGAGGGCCCGTCTCACGGGCTACCTCAAGCGTTGGCTGTCCGGGCCTCCGCGGCGCGTCTCAGGTCCCGCAGCGTGCAGAGGGCCTCGAACGACACCCCTTCCGCCTCGATCTTCGCGCGGCCATCCTGCTCCTCCCGATCGATGATCGCGATGGCGCGGGTGACCTCGAGCCCGAACTCGCGCGAACGCCGGATGGCGTCGATCGTGGATCCGCCGCTCGTCACGACGTCGTCCACGATGAGCGCGCGATCCCCCTTCTCCACGGCGCCTTCGACGAGCTTCTTCAGGCCGTGCTGCTTGGGCTCCTTTCGCACCACGAAGACGCGGACGAGGCTTCCATCCTTCCGGTACGCCGCGTCCGAGACGGCGATCGCGATCGGGAAGGCTCCGATCAGCAGCCCTCCGACCGCGTCCTCGCGCGCCGCGCCGCCTCTCGTGATCCGCTCGAGCATGAGCTCCCCGACCGCTTGCCGCGCTTCGGGATAGGAAAGCGCGACCCTGCAGTCGACGTAGACGTCGCTCTTCGCCCCCGACGCGAGCGTGAAGATGGGCGTCGGGCTGTACTGGAAGGCCTTCGTATCGATCAGGATCCGGATCAGCCGTTCCTTGTCGAAGCTCATGTCTCGGACCTCAGGCGTCGGGCCACATCGCGCCGAACACGCCGCCCACGAGAAGCGCGTAGATCAAGCCGTCGATCAGGTGCCGGATCGTGTTCCCCCAGGAACGGTGATACCAGATCGAGGTCTGGATCAAAGCCAGCGAGTACCCCAGGAACGCGGTCGTTCCGGTGAACCGGAACACCGTCATGTACTCCGTGCCCGGCCCGAACGCTCGGCCGGTGAGATAGGCGGCGAAGACCCCGACCAGCACGCAGTACAGGAACCACTGGGCGAGGCTCTTCCCCATACCCGCGTACGGTCCCATGACGGTCAGGAGCACGATCGGACCGCGCTTCATCTTCTCCTGGAACGCAGGATCCTTCATGCCCTGGTATCCCTCGGCGCACGGCGCCATGTAGTCGCCGGGGGCGAGCCCGATCCTCCGGAAGGCGTCCAGGAGTTCGTCCTCCTTCTCCACCTTCCTCCAGTCCTTCTTGTGGAACGGAAGCACCATGTGGACGATCGCGCTCACGATGAAGACGAGGACCGCGGAGACCAGAATCGGGACCCACAGCGACATGATCGGGACCATGCGCCCTCCCCTGGGGAATGAGTTCCGGTGACGGCGGGGAGTGTAGGGCGGGGCGGTACCGTCGTAAAGACGGAGAAAGGCGGCTCAGCGCTACCCGGTTCATGCGGGAGGGGGCGGGGGATGGCCGGCCGCCCCTTCCGCCTGCCCGCATGAGCCGCGCAGCGCTGAGCCGCCTTTCGTTCGTCTCGCCGGCGTCACGACTACCGCAGGACCAGCTTCCGCTCCTCCTCGTAGCGCGACTTCGGAGACGAGATCCGCACGAAGTACACACCGGCCGCGGCGAGATTTCCCTGCGTGTCCCGGCCATCCCAGGTCGCGACGGCGGTCGCGCGGCTCGGTTCGTGCCGGAACCGGCCCAGATCGGCGACGAGTCGCCCGTGCACGTCGAACACCTTGGTCTCGAGGTCCGCGGGCGCCCCTCCGGCCGCGATCCCCTCGAGAACGACGCGGACCGCGACGCCACGGACGACCGGCGACGGGCGGACGCTGATTCGCCAGCTCTCCGTCTGAACGGCGCCGCCCGACCCCAGGTCTCCGGCGGCGTTCAGCTGGACGGCATGAGCCACCACGGGCTCCACCTTGCCTCCGAGCGAGTTCAGGAAGTGGACGAGGTCCGTCTTCTCGCCCTCGCTCAGGCCGAGCGCCATCACCTGCTCGTAGTGGTTCACCACGTCGAGCAGGGTGGCGAAGCGGCCGTCGTGGTAGAAGCCGCCCCTGGCGTGGCTCCAGAGCCCGCGAAGCGGAGCGGTGCGGTAGCGCCGATCGGGACTCCGGTCGGCCTGGAAGTTGTCGATCCCGATCTCTTCCCCGCGATGCATGTTCCATCCCGGCTCCGTGTAGAGCCCCTCCGTGTGGCAGGTCGCGCACCGCGCTTTGTCGCGGAAGAGCGCCTGGCCACGGGATGCCGCGACCTCGTCGAAGCTCCCTGGAGGGGGCGCCGGCGCCGGGATGGAGAGCTGATAGAAGTGAAGCCCCGGAAGCTTGGGCGTGATGAGGTCCGGCTCGGCCGTGACGTGCCCGAATCGGTTCTGCGCCGCGATCGGGAACTGCTCCGCGTTGTCGAGGCGCGGATCGAAGAAGGTGCCCTTGCCGTGCATCTCGAGGTTGGCGACGAACGCGTTCCAGTGCGGAACCGAGCCCCATCCGGTCCACGTGTGCAGGTTCACTCCGGCGAGGCCGAACGCGGGAGGAATGAGAGTCGCGGCCGTCTTGCCATCCGGACGGAAGGCCTTCCCGTCCAGCACCAGCTCCGCGTCGAACCGGCCCGGTCCCCAACTCTTGAGGGCGTGGCGCACCTCGTCCTGCGACACGCCGAGCAGGCTCGCGAAGGGTTCGAGATTCGGCGCGAGTGAGATGATCGTCCCGACATCGAGATCCCGGTTCGCCCACCCGTCGAGGCGGTTCCCGACACCCGGTGCGACCGAGTTGTCGACCATGGAGTGGCAGAGCGCGCACTGGATCCCGATCGACTGGAGTCCTCCGTCGCCGTCCGAGAACCCGGTGATGCCCACGACCGCGTTGAGCCGGAGCAGCTCGAGCGTGACGTTGGGGTCGTCCAGGTCGACCTGTCCCGCTTCGAGCGCCTGGATCAGCGACATCGGCAGCGCTTCCGCGTCCACTTTGAGCCCGAGCTCGAGCGCCTCGCGCGGCGAGAGCCCGTCCCCCACTCCCCCGTGCGCCGAGCCCTCGACGGCTTCGTGGAGACGCAGGGCGCCACCCCAGAATTCCTCGTTCCCGAACGTGTCGAAGCGAAACGTGTTCTTTCCTTCCTCGAACAGCTCCTGCGCATGCGTTCGAATCACTCGATCGAAGCTCGCCGGCCGGTGAGGGTTCGGAGGCTTGGGATGCTTCATGACGTCGGCCCGTGAGATCGATACGGCGAGGTACAGTCCGGCGGCGGATGCCGCCATGAAGCACACGGCCCTCATTCGGGGATGCATGGCCTGGTCTCCTCTCGTTGCCCCAGTTGTCGTGGAGTAGGACCAGGGATTCAGCGGAGGGTGGGACTTCGCGACACCGAATCCAACGCGTCGGTAGGATGCGGGAGCCCATCTGCTGGAGCCCTATGCTGATGGAAGGAGGAGCCGTGATGCAGGACCCGTGCCCAAAAAAAATTCCGAGCGGCGGCGGAGTCGCTCGAAAGGTAAGTACGTAGGCCTCAAAGGCGTGCCCGGGTCGTCCCTCCTCGGGCGGTCCCGTACCGGACCGGGCACGCTTTGTAACTTCGTCAGCGAATCAGCGCAGCAGGACCAACTTCTTCGTCTCGATCCGTCCGGACAGGTAGCGCCTGGTTTCCCAGTAGACGCCCCTCGCGCGACGGTCGCTCATGCGCCTTCCGTGAACGTCGTAGTAGTGAACCTCGAGCACTGGATCCGCGACCTCGCTCTCGGTGCCCGTGATGGGGCCCAGGTACAGTGCGACCGAGGGACACGACTCGTTCCCCCACGAGTCCGTGACCGTGGCGTAGAACGACGCTCCCGTCGAGGGATCGACCCAGATGGTGTCCGCCCGTCCTTCCATTCCGACCACGCTCTTCGTCGTATGGAGGCGAAACGGACCGGACCCGACCTGTCGATACACCCGGACCTGGTCGATGTCCTGGGTCTGGGTCGAGCCGACGCACTGAGAGCCCGTGCCCGCGTTGAGCGTCGGGAGATTGAGAATCAGCGGAACAACCGCCGCGGCTATCAAATTCATCGTCCGGTCCCTGGCAAGATGTGGGAGGCGATTCTAACCCGTTCTTGGGACGCTTACAGCAAAGCATATGCCACCCCCTTCGAGGGAGGTCGTCATGAATTCGAGGGATCGAGCTCAGAGAATCGATTTCTCCTCAACGCGACGAGATCTCGACTCACGCCGGCGCGTTTCGTCGCGCGGTCGCGAGCTCCAGGACGACATCCACCAGGCGTGAGGGATCCACGGGACGGGTGAGATGGATGTGAAATCCTGCTTCTCGCGTTCGCTTCTCGGTCTCGTGCGTGAACGCCGTGAGGGCGATCGCGGGCAGGTCCGGAGCGCGCTTGCGAACCTCGCGGATCACGTCGAATCCATCGCG includes these proteins:
- a CDS encoding tetratricopeptide repeat protein; its protein translation is MAFRRILFVFVLPLAVLTVAFTFAVSRMNRNLPDARDTVRGEETEAGDVAYEALQYVEAERSYRHALLLSRGEGDDPMETVLSLRNLANAVAAQGKHAEAERLLLEAVSLGERARGAESVEVLSVLGDLHAVYVLADLDSLEAACEARMDAITHQVEPIFRRAVEIQQSRNPPNQVMLAEKMVELADLHGTRGRWDLAELGYVRALEIQERLLGKDDPVAVETLSRLGEACWGLRKFTRATEIARVVLSHHERASGTGSPYTLGPIDRLATLELERGNFSAAESLHARALAIRERVLGPHHPELAFTLRNLVTCEERAGKIDRAIETQRRAMAIDERVFGPGHRKMGIHLLRLAELEARAGSLSEARSTCKKALVILTQTLGPGHEATVECRFTLEELMSPGGLPPRRGPGSGPGPDPIVEPEPEEPGRAA
- a CDS encoding aryl-sulfate sulfotransferase encodes the protein MNMDVRALPCWHALAVACVVLCSAPSPTAADPVPPDFPRIQTTLPGIPAPGRIFLGSFSQSDPSAASYLMILENDGTPVFHRRLPSRGFDFKLQPDGRLTYFDPTFDGFYALDSTYTVVDSFQCGNGLTTDFHDLLVLPNGHALLMSYETRIMDMTAYDPKGWPNAEVVGLVIQEIDRAKNVVFEWKSWDHFDVTDATGISLGNRRVDYVHGNSLDLDRDGNLLLSSRSLNEVTKISRATGEVLWRLGGKRNQFQFKEGATPFYRQHSARSVGDGRLLLYDNGNFHSPPYSRAVEYEIDEVEMGVKEVWEYRHEPDVFGAFSGSVQRLPNGNTLVGWGSTTPTLTEVDPKGDVVYELTFDPGIFSYRAFRFDWPPMEFAHATLIPSMINTSIVTGRITGVLEPVGFDASAIDVSTVRLAGVVPAEVKGATLGDANGNGKQDLTVSFAREPLLPALTPATAQLEIAGSLTSGTRFHGFAPVRVISPTRATRPDPELQVISAPGVLPVTLALEAGAPGRARAVAVYDVSGRLVRRWIPDARGGTERFTWDGRRADGTPAASGIYFARVEGSNAPGAAGRIVITR
- the pyrE gene encoding orotate phosphoribosyltransferase, which produces MSFDKERLIRILIDTKAFQYSPTPIFTLASGAKSDVYVDCRVALSYPEARQAVGELMLERITRGGAAREDAVGGLLIGAFPIAIAVSDAAYRKDGSLVRVFVVRKEPKQHGLKKLVEGAVEKGDRALIVDDVVTSGGSTIDAIRRSREFGLEVTRAIAIIDREEQDGRAKIEAEGVSFEALCTLRDLRRAAEARTANA